AATGACCTGAAGGATGGTGACGCCGAGCATGACCCCGCCCAGCTGCCAGATCACGGGGATATCAGCCTCGAGCACGCCGTCGTTGATGATGGCGGCGTTGAGGGCCGGCAGCCACAGCGAGGCGATCGATTGAATGAGCTGCAGGACGAGAACGGCCGCAACCCTGCCCTTCCGGTGTCGTAGATAGTCCCAGGTCAACTGGATAAGCATTGTTCTCTTTTCACGAGTGAGGGCGCCACGGTATCACCATGGCGCCCCCGACGTCAGGATCTACGCGTCGCCGCCGGCTTCGCCGGACTGACCCGCATTGACGTTGAACAGATCGTACTTCTCGATCGCCTGCGAGACGGTCGATCGGTCGATCCGGCCGAGGTCGGCGAGCGTCGACAGGGCGCGGACCACCATCGAGTGGGCGTCGATCTTGAACTGGCGGCGTGCAGCCGCACGGGTGTCGGAGTAGCCGAAGCCGTCCGCACCGAGGGTGGCGTACGTACCGGGGACCCAGGGACGGATCGCGTCCTGCACCTGGTGCTCGAAGTCGGACGTCGCGACGAAGACGTCGGCATCATCCTTGAGCTTCTGCGTGACGAACGGGACCCGACGCTCCTCCTCGGGGTGGAGGAAGTTGTGCTCGTCGGCCGCAAGGCCGTCCCTGCGCAACTCGTACCACGAGGTCACGGAGTAGACGGAGGCCTTGATGCCCCAGTCGTTCTCGAGGAGCTCCTTCGCATGGATCGCCCACGGGACACCGACGCCCGAGGAGAGCAGGCCGACGCGGTGGCCGTCGCCCTCGGCCGTGGCCACGCGGTGGATGCCGCGGAGGATGCCCTCGACGTCGACGTCCTCTGGCTCCGCCGGCTGGACCATCGGCTCGTTGTAGACGGTCATGTAGTACATGACGTTCTGGTCGCGGCCGTCGGAGCCATCCCCGTACATGCGGGTGATGCCGTCCTTGACGATGTGGCCGATCTCGTAGGAGTAGGCCGGGTCGTACATGACCATCGCCGGGTTCGTCGAGCCGAGGACGGGGGAGTGCCCATCCATGTGCTGCGTACCCTCACCCGCGAGGGTGGTGCGGCCGGCCGTTGCGCCGATGACGAAGCCGCGCGCGAGCTGGTCGCCCGCCGCCCAGAACTGGTCGCCCGTGCGCTGGAAGCCGAACATCGAATAGAAGATGTAGAACGGCATCATCATCTCGCCGTGGACGGCGTGTGAGGTGCCGACGGTGGCAAGAGTGGCGGCGGAGCCGGCCTCGTTGATGCCCATGTGGAGGATCTGGCCGGTCTCGGCCTCCTTGTAGGACAGGAGCAGGTCGGCGTCGACGGACGTGTAGCGCTGCCCGTGCGTGTTGTAGATCTTCGCAGTCGGGAAGATCGCATCGAGACCGAAGGTCCGCGCCTCGTCGGGGATGATCGGAACAACGCGCCGGCCGAACTCCTTGTCCTTCATGAGCTCCTTGAGGAGCCGCACGAGGGCCATGGTCGTTGCGACCTTCTGCTGACCGGAGCCCTTCTTGAGGATGTCGAAGCGCTTCTCCTCGGGGAGCTTGATGTCGTTCCACGTCTGGCGGCGCTGCGGCAGGTAGCCGCCGAGCTGCTTCCTGCGGTCCTGCATGTACTGGTACGCCTCGTTGTTCGGCGAGGGGCGGTAGTACGGCGCGGTGTATGGATCGTCGAGCTGGGAGTCGTCGATGTCGAGGTTGAGCGTGTCGCGCAGACCCTTAAGATCCTGCGAGTTCAGCTTCTTCATCTGGTGGGTCGCGTTGCGGCCCGCGAAGTTCCGTCCGAGCAGGTAGCCCTTGATCGTGTGGGCGAGGATGACGGTCGGCTGCCCGGTGTGCTCGGAGGCCGCCTTGTAGGCCGCGTAGACCTTGCGGTAGTCATGACCGCCGCGCTTGAGCGACCAGATCTTCTCGTCCGACCAGTCCTTGACCATCGCCTTCGTGCGCGGGTCACGGCCGAAGAAGTGCTCACGCACGTAGGCGCCATCGTTGGCCTTGAAGCCCTGGTAGTCGCCGTCGAGCGTTGTGTTCATGATGTTGACGAGCGCGCGATCGTGATCGGCCTCGAGCAGCGGGTCCCACTCGCGGCCCCAGATCACCTTGATGACGTTCCAGCCGGCGCCGCGGAAGAACGCCTCGAGCTCCTGGATGATCTTGCCGTTGCCACGCACCGGACCATCGAGGCGCTGCAGGTTGCAGTTGACGACGAAGTTGAGGTTGTCGAGGCCCTGCTGTGCAGCGAGCTGGAGCATGCCGCGCGACTCGGGCTCGTCCATCTCGCCGTCGCCGAGGAATGCCCAGACGTTCTGCTGGGAGGTGTCCTTGATGCCGCGGTCGTGCAGGTACTTGTTGAACCACGCCTGATGGATCGCCTGCGCCGGGCCGAGGCCCATCGACACGGTCGGAAACTCCCAGAAGTCCGGCATCTGGCGCGGGTGCGGGTACGAGGGCAGGCCGCGACCGCCCGAGGGGCGGGAGTGCTCCTGGCGGAAGCCGTCCATATCCTTCTCGGACAGGCGGCCCTCGACGAAGGCGCGGGCGTAGTTGCCGGGGGCCGCGTGGCCCTGGAAGAACACCTGGTCGCCGCCGCCCGGATGGTTCTTGCCCCGGAAGAAGTGGTTGAAGCCGACTTCGTAGAGGGTGGCCACCGACGCGTAGGAGGAGATGTGGCCGCCGACCTGGACGCCGGGGCGCTGAGCGCGGGTCACCTGAACCGCGGCGTTCCAGCGGACCCAGCGGCGGATCTCGCGCTCGAGCTTCTCATCACCCGGGAAGTAAGGCTCGTCCTGGACCGCGATCGTGTTGACGTACGGAGTTGTGAGGCTCGCCGGCACCTGGATGTTCCGCTGGCGGGCGCGGCGCAGCATCGACAGGAGGATGTAGCGAGCGCGCGGGCCGCCCCGGCTATCGATGAGATCATCAATGGAATCCAGCCATTCCTGCGTCTCTTCGGTGTCGAGATCAGGTACGCGGCTGAGAAGCCCATCGATGAGCGGGAAGGTATCGTCTTTCGAACTCACAGCATCTCCTTGCAGTGCGATTGCGCGGTGGGGCGGGCCGTCGGCGGCCGGAAACCCAATGGTCCAAATCTACCCCCTTCCAGGCCGAACGTCCCGCTTCGATCTGTTCACCGGGTGAGAAAGACGGGCTCTCAGCGTGCTGTTCCTCACCCGCTTCCGTCGTTTCGGTCGAAATGGCGGCAAGACATGGAAATTTCCCTCAATCTTTGGTGAACTATGAGTGTGGATAACAAGGCGACCGCATCCTCGCGGTCTACACAGGAAAGGACCGGTTCTGCGGCCGGATCAGTGGAGCTCGGACTGAAGACGGGGCAGGTGATCCAGGAGTTCGGCTGGGACGACGACGTCGAAGAGTCGTTCCGCGGCAGGATCGAAGAAGCGACCGGGACGACGCTCGTCGACGAAGAGTATGAGGACGTCTGCGACGGGACCCTCATCTGGTGGCGCAGCGACGATGGCGACGAGGACGATCTCGCCGATCTCCTCGTCGACGCCAAGGCCAATCTTGACGACGGCTCCGGCATCATCTGGGTCATGATCCCCTCCATGGGCACGGCGGGCTACGTCGAGCACATCGTCGTCGAAGAGGCGGCGCAGACAGCCGGTCTCGCAGCGACGACGGCGGCGGCGCTGTCGCGCGACTGGACGGGAGTGCGTCTGACGGCGCGCGGACCTCGACGCTGATCACTTCATTGGAAAGCAGTGGGCGGCCCTCGGGCCGCCCACTTTCACGTTGAGACGACTCCGCGAACATGGGACCAAGGGCCGTGGATGGAGCGGACGGTGTGTCTGCAGGGCTGATCGCCGGCGAGACTGCCGAGGGCGATACGCCCTTTCTCGGCACGGTCACCTAACCTGAAGGCTGGCTTAAAGGGTTCACGTATCAGGCCGGTGCATGGCTTCAGAACCCCCACCCCACAGGGTGCGCATTCCAGCAGAGAAAGGCTGACACGACCATGTCGTACCGTGTTGAACACGATCTTCTCGGCGCGCGGGAGATTCCCGCCGACGCCTACTACGGGATCCATACGCTCCGCGCCATCGAGAACTTCCCGATGTCGGGCAGGCTCGTCCGCGACGTCCCGGATTTCGTCCGCGCCATCGTCCAGGTGAAGAAGGCCTCGGCGCTCGCGAACGAGGAGCTCGGAGTCCTGCCCTCGGACATCGCCCAGGCCATCGTCGCCGGCTGCGACGAGGTGCTGGAGAAGGGCCGCTGCATCGACGAGTTCCCGATCGACCTGTTCCAGGGCGGGGCAGGCACCTCGGTCAACATGAACTCGAACGAGGTCGTCGCCAATCTCGCCCTCGAGCTGCTCGGCTATGAGAAGGGCCGCTACGACGTCATCAACCCGAACGACCACGTCAACAAGTCCCAGTCGACGAATGACGTGTACCCGACGGCGCTGCGACTCGCCATCTACGTCGGCGTCAAGCGCCTCATCACCCGCATCAAGCTCGTCGCCGAGGTGCTCCGCGAGAAGAGCGAGGAGTTCTCCGACGTGCTGAAGATGGGCAGGACCCAGCTGCAGGACGCGGTGCCGATGACGCTCGGCCAGGAGCTCGGCGGGTGGGCGACAACGCTCGAGGAGGAGGTCGTCGTCATGAACCGTGCGGCCAACTACCTCCTCTCCATCAACCTCGGGGCGACCGCGATCGGAACAGGCCTCAATGCGCCGGAGAACTACGCCGAGGTCGTCTCTCGGAAGCTCTCGCACGTGACGGGTCTCGACCTGACCCCTGCCCCGGACCTCGTCGAGGCGACGAGCGACACGGGCGACTACGTGACCGTCCACTCCTCACTCAAGCGCGGCGCCCAGAAGCTCTCGAAGATCGCCAACGACCTGCGGCTGCTCTCCTCGGGGCCGAGGGCCGGGTTCAATGAGATCAATCTGCCGGAGATGCAGGCGGGATCGTCGATCATGCCGGCGAAGGTCAACCCTGTCATCCCCGAGGTCGTCAATCAGGTGTGCTTCAAGGTCATCGGCAACGATGTGACGGTGACGATGGCGGCGGAGGCGGGTCAGCTCCAGCTCAACGTCATGGAACCCGCTCTCGCAGAGGCCACCTTCGAGTCGATCATGCTGCTGAGCAACGCCTGCGACACCCTTCGCACCCACTGCCTCACCGGCATCACCGCCAACGGTGAGCGGACCCGCCAGGACGTCGAGAACTCGATCGGGATCGTCACCTACCTCAACCCGATCATCGGTCACCACAACGGTGACCTCGTCGGCAAGGAGTGTGCCCGCACCGGCAGGACCGTCAAGGAGGTCGTGGTGGAGATGGGCCTCATGACTCCCGAGCAGGTCGACGCGGTCCTCACCGCTGAGTCGTTCCGCCGCCCGACCTACACGGGTCGGATCTGGGCTGCGGGGGAGAAGGGCCTGCCAGAGAAGTAGCGGGGTCAGCCGCGGGGGCGGTTCTCGCAACAGCCCCCGCGGCTGCCGTCCGTGGAGCACCGTCCAACACCGGGATTTCAGGATCGCTGTGACGATGTCGGTGCCGAGCAGATTGGTTCAACTTCACAAGGCAGTGTAAAGTCATCTATCGATCCGCGCTGCCTGTCTGCCGCTCTTTCGAGCCCGACATGCGGTTAGGGCCTGTAGCTCAGTTGGTTAGAGCGCCACGTTTACACCGTGGATGTCGGGGGTTCGAGTCCCTCCGGGCCCACCAGAAGGTCGTTGTTCAAACCGGCAACATTACCGGTTTGAGACCTCGACTCAGCGGCCCGCCCCTCGTGGCGGGCCGCTGCTGTCTGTATGCCAGGGTCGAAGAACGCGTTGAACGGTTCCCCTGGCTCGCCGATGACGGTGCCCTCTTCGCTGAGGTAGAGCTTGTCGAAGAATGCCTGGTTGGCGATGCGCCGCAGTGAATCGCTCTGGGTTTGGTGGAGATTCCTGAGCTTGGAAACAAGGATGGAAGAATGTCACGTATGAACAATTCCGGGCGCCCTTCTCAGCGGCGGTATTCACCAGAGGAGAAGGCTGCAGCGGTGCGTATGGTTCGCGCCTTACGCACCGAGCTGGGCTCGAAGAACGGCACGGTTAAAAGAGTTGCCGATCAGCTCGGCTACGGACCAGAGTCGGTCCGCACCTGGGTGCGTCAAGCCACCACCTGATCGGATCGATGGGGAAAGTCGGTGCTGCCGGAGACAACGCCGCGATGGAGTCCTTCTTCGCCCTGCTGCAGAAGAACGTCCTGGACCGCAAGCGGTGGCGCACTCGAGAGGAACTCCGGATCGCGATCATCACCTGGATCGAGCGGACCTATCACCGCCGCCGCCGGCAGGACAGCCTGGGCCGATTGACCCCCATCGAGTACGAGACCATCATGAACCCGACCGTCAGCCTGGCGGCCTAAACCCAGCTGTCACCTATCGGCGCACCAGTCCCTGACGCTGCGAGGTCGGCGTTGACGCGGGCCTCGAGTACCGGGTCCTTTGCCACTTTCCGGACCTGTGGGCGAGAGCGCTGGCGTTGCGCTTTCACGTCCGCGGTCACGGCTTGATAGCCGCGCGTCTTCGTCGAGTTCGGTCGAAGCTCTCTGGAGACCACCGAAGGGCATCTACCCAGGTGAGACGCGATCTTCCGGACTCCCCACCCGGCCTTCGATCCCGTCGAGATCTCCATCCGCTCCGTGAACGTGAGTCGCCGCCGCACCATCCCAGGCCTCCTCGCCTCGAGCCCCCACCGACCGGGAGTGTTGCTACGACGCTATGACACCACCAACCGACAGTCATCTCTTGCCGATTTACATTCAGCCGACGACCTGAATGAAGCCAGCAGCCGAATGCACTCGACGGTCTACGTCGAAGTCGTGGTCTGGTCCAGGTCTCGGCGTCCCTTGCGGAGCCCGATTTCGTAGGCTGTAAAGGAAATGAGCGTCAGTGCGATTAACGGCAGCACGAACCACGCCATGGCTACGGTGAATCCCTCCAGTGCATCGTGCGCTGTGGCAGCCAGCACAAGGTATCCGGTGTAGGCGGCGTACAAAACCACGAACAAGCCGCCCTCCCAACGCGCCACCGCGAAGCCCGTGAACGCGATCGGCAGTAGTGCCACTGCGGCCGCCAGCATTACTGGGATATCGAAGGCCACTGCGGCGCCGGATACGGGAATGCCTTCAAGAGAGATGAGCGCGGTTAGTCCTAGCACTACCCCTATGTTGATGATATTGCTGCCGACCACGTTGCCCACCGCTAGGTGTAGTTCCCAGTGAGGTTGTGAACACGGTCTGAGGGAGTCTGTCCTCCGATTCCGGTGTGGGGTCGGTGATGATTGTAGTGGTGGAGCCAGGTGCTGTACGTTGCGGCCCTGGCTCCGTCGCTTTCGTACATCTGGGCGTAGGCCCACTCGGTCGCGAGGGTGCGGTTGAAACGTTCAACTTTCCCGTTGGTCTGGGGCCGATACGGACGAGTTCGACGATGTTTCACATCAGGTCCGAGCGCGGCTGCGAACGTTCGAGAGCGGTAACAAGACCCGTTATCGGTCATCACCGCCGCAACGGTCACTCCGGCCTGGGCGAAGAACATGCGCGCTCGGTGCCAGAACGCGGCGGCTGTTTCTTTCTTCTCGTCGGCAAGGATCTCGGAGTAGGCCAGACGCGAGTAGTCATCGACCGCGTGATGCAGAAACGCGTACCCGACGCCATGGCGACGGTTACGCTTGCCGTTGGCGCGTCCGAGCATGCGATGTCCACCACCGTCAGGGATACGGCCGAGCTTCTTGATGTCGACATGCACAAGCTCGCCCGGACGCTGTTTCTCGTAGCGCACAGGGCGAGGCTTACGGACGGGCAGCCCGGTTGCCTGATCCAGATGTGCCAGCAGAGGCATCCGGTACCGGGCAAGGACGCGTTCGACCGTGGACCGCGGGATGCCCAGGTGGTAGCTGATCCGGTGCGGTCCCCACCGGCGGGTGAACCGCAGGCTGATGATGCGGTGCTCGCGCCGCTCCGCAAGCCTCATGGGTGAGTGATGCGGGCGCGAGGAACGATCCACGAGAGGTTCACCCGCGCGGTATCGGGACGCCCATTTCGATGCGGTGGCAGGTGAGACCTGGAATCGCTCCGCTGCGCGTCGGATCGACCATCCCTGATCGACGATCAGAGAAGCCAGGCGCTGCCTGCCCACAGGGGTCAATGGTGCGTTAGCGTGGGACATGAAGACCTCCGGTTACTGGATGCGAGTGTGGTAACCCACATCCTGGCTTATAGGACATTTCGTGTTGCTGGGATCCGGGTTTTTCGTTGTGGTGGCGCGGTTTTCGGTGCTCGGAGTCGGTTTGGCCTGAGTTCTTGGTTGGACATTTCGTGTTGCTGGAAGACCCATTTTTGCCTGGTGTGATGCGGAAAGGTCGGTGTCGGAGTCGGTTTGAATTGAGGGATGGGCAATCCTTCATGCGGCTTGTGCGGCCGGGTCATGATCCGTCACGGCAAAACCGCCTCAGGCCGACAACGTTTCCGATGCAAGGCCTGCTCGGCCACAGGCACAAGACGACTCGACACGCGGGCCCGTGATTTCGCTGCGTTCTTGAGGTTTGTCACCGGCACGGGCACCTACCTCGACCTGCCCGGAGGTGGACGGCAGGCCCGACGACGATTCGCCCCGTTCTGGAGCCTGTGGCCGTTATCGCCACTGGTGGACGAGGTTCACCCGGTCGTGTTCGTGGACGCGATCTATCTGCACCGGCGGGCCGCGATCCTGATCGCGTGCACGCCCACGCACGTAGTGGGCTGGTACGTGGCCCGCACCGAGCGCACGGACGCGTGGGCGGCACTGTTCTCCCGGATTGCCGCCCCTGATGTGGTCGTGTGCGACGGGGGCAGCGGCATTGTCTCGGCCCTTGCCCAGCAGTGGCCCACCACCCACGTTCAGCGCTGCACGTTCCACGCGTTCAGCGTGGTCAAGCGCTACACCACCAGCCGGCCGCGTACCCAGGCCGGAGTGGAGCTCTATGAGCTCGCCAGGGGCCTGTTGGCGATCCGCACCCGCGAGGAATCCCTGGCCTGGCTGGTCGAGCTCACGGCGTGGAACGCCCGGTGGAAGGGCTTCCTCGCGCAGAAGACGCGTCTGCCCGACGGCAGCTATGTCAACACCCATGACCGGCTCGTGCGAGCGAAGAACTCGCTGAACACTCTCGCCCGGCGTGGCACCCTGTTCACCTACCTGCGCGAGGACCTCGCGGGCCTGGATGTGCCCGCGACGACGAATCGGATCGAAGGGCTCAACAGTCGTATCCGTGACCTGCTGCGCCACCACCGCGGAATGGGACTGACCCACCAGATCAAGTCCGTGTGCTGGTGGCTGTACGCACGCACCGAATATCCCTTGACGCCAGCGCAGATCCTTACCGCCACGCCAACCGATCAGCAGATCACTGCGCTGTTCACCGCCGCAGATCACCGAGCCCATGCCCAACACGAGATCAACCGGTGGGGCACTGCCGTCAACTGGACCGACCTCCACCACAGCAGCCCCTTCCAACAGGACTACTGACCCCGAACCTCCAACCCCACCAGCAACACGTTATGTCCTATAAGCCCACATCCTGCCGGAGGTCTTCATCTAACTCGAGCGTTCACAACCTCCCGAGGAACTACAACTAGGTCCCGTTCACCGCGACGCACGGCAATGATGGACGTCGCCAGCTCGGGCAGCGATGTCCCGACAGCCACAACGGTCAGTCCGACCACGAGGCTGCTTACGCCCAACGTGGTGGCTATGTTCACTGCTCCTTCCACGAGCAGCGTGGCACCGGCGACCAGCAACGCGACCCCCAGCAGCACAAAGAAGAGCGACCTGCTGACCGAGGCGCCTAGCTGTACTGACCGGACAGGTTGGTTGAGGCAGTGCGATGACACGCGCTGACTTGTGACGTGAAGGGAGGGCCTTCCGCGGTTGAGTGGGAGTTGCGAAACCAGCACTCCGAGGAAGGCCCTCCGTATGTCCCACGCTAATGCAGCCCTGACCCCTCGCGCCCGTTTGACCGTCGCCCGGCTCGTCGTCGACCAGCAGGTGCCGATTGCCGAGGTCGCGGCTCGGTTCCAATGCTCCTGGCCGACGGTCAAACGCTGGGCCGACCGCTACCGGGCTGGTGAGTCCATGCAGGACCGTTCCTCACGCCCGAAGACCTCTCCCTACCAGACCCCGCTGAAGATCAGGAGGCGAATCGTGAGCCTGCGGCTGCGGCTGCGGGAAGGGCCGGTCCAGCTGGCCGTCCGGGTCGGGCTGGCACCCTCGACCGTTCATCAGATCCTGCGCCACTGCCGGCTGAACCGACTCGCCCATATGGATCGCGCCACCGGGGAGCCGGTGCGCCGCTATGAACACCCCCACCCCGGCTCGATGATTCACGTCGATGTGAAGAAGCTCGGCAACATCCCCGATGGCGGCGGCTGGCGCTTCGTCGGTCGCCAGCAGGGAGGCCGCAACCGCGCAGCAACGCCGGACAAGGCCCGCAACCACCACCACAACCCGAAGATGGGCCACGCCTTCGTCCACACCGTCATCGATGACTACTCTCGCGTCGCCTACGCCGAAGTCCACGATGATGAAACTGCTCCCACTGCCGTCGGGGTGTTGGAGCGGGCCACAGCCTGGTTCAACACCCGAGGCGTCACCGTCGAAAGAGTGCTCTCCGACAACGGTCCGGCCTACCGCTCGATATTATGGCGCGAAACCTGCGCCAGGCTGAAGATCACAGCAAAAAGGACCCGCCCGTACCGACCCCAGACCAACGGGAAGATCGAGCGCTTCCATCGCACCCTGGCAGACGGGTGGGGTTACGCCCGCTGCTACACCTCAGAAACCGAACGCCGCAACGCCCTACCAGGATGGTTGCATCACTATAATCATCACCGACCCCACACAGCCTGCGACAGGCTCGCCCCATTCACCCGGTTAACCAACCTCCCCGGACAGTACACCTAGCGCAGCCCCTTCCTCGTCGGCTGGATCGACGGTTGCCGAATCTCCTGTCCCTTCCCGGGCATTCACCGCGGTCTTGGCGTCCCGCCGACTAATCACCACGGACATTATGGTGTGGACCACCACACCGAAAAATAGTATCAGCCCGTCCACCGCACTGATCCTCCCATCCAGGGACACAAGGAGCAGTAGAACTGACAAGACGACCATCAGGGGCAGGTCAAAGCGGACCAGCCTCCGCTTTACAGCGAGGGGAACGACCAGCGCGGACAGTCCCAGGATGAGCAGGACATTAACGATGTTGCTGCCAACCACATTGCCCACGGCAAGCCCCGGTTCATCACGCAGTACAGCACCGACGCTCACTGCGAACTCGGGTGCCGACGTCGCCGCTGACACTACGGTGAGACCGATCACCAATGACGAAATCCCGAAACGTCCGGCCAGTGCTGACGCCCCACGCACCAAAAATTCCCCACCCAAGACCAGCAGCACCAGTCCGGTCACGATCCGTCCAATATCAAGCACATCCATGAGTAGGAGTGTACTGAAGCGTCCTGGGTTTCGTTCCGATTCGTTGATTGAGGAGAATTGGAATATGGGAAGGTCTTACAGCCCGGAGTTCGTTGAGCGGGCCCTTCGGATGATGGATGACTATCGTCGTGATGGCGATGTCTCGGAATGGGCAGCGGCCTCGGCGGTGGGCGAGAAGCTCGGAGTCTCTGCGCACACGATGCGCGGATGGTCCAGGAGGGCTCGGACCGAAGCCGACAGTGACACCCGCCCGGCGAGTGTCGAGTCGGAAGAGATCAGGGAGCTGCGCCGAGAGGTGCGAGAGCTGCGGCGCGCCAACGAAATCCTGAAGACAGCGTCGGTGGATTCAACCGGTCAGCGCAACAGTGCTTCAAGCCTATCGGCTGGGGTATCAAAACTGAGTGTCTTACGCGGTCGTGAGTTCAACCGTGCCGCCACTTTGTTGAGGTCGTCCTGGGTGAGATCTTTCATGCTCACGCCTTTGGGGAAGTACTGACGGAGCAGACGGTTCGTGTTCTCGTTCGTCCCACGCTGCCAGGGGCTGCGAGGGTCTGCGAAATACACGTCAAGCCCGGTGCTGCTCGTAACGGTCTTGTGGTCCGCGAGTTCCATTCCACGATCCCAGGTGAGTGAGCGG
This is a stretch of genomic DNA from Flaviflexus salsibiostraticola. It encodes these proteins:
- a CDS encoding sodium:calcium antiporter, coding for MDVLDIGRIVTGLVLLVLGGEFLVRGASALAGRFGISSLVIGLTVVSAATSAPEFAVSVGAVLRDEPGLAVGNVVGSNIVNVLLILGLSALVVPLAVKRRLVRFDLPLMVVLSVLLLLVSLDGRISAVDGLILFFGVVVHTIMSVVISRRDAKTAVNAREGTGDSATVDPADEEGAALGVLSGEVG
- the aspA gene encoding aspartate ammonia-lyase is translated as MSYRVEHDLLGAREIPADAYYGIHTLRAIENFPMSGRLVRDVPDFVRAIVQVKKASALANEELGVLPSDIAQAIVAGCDEVLEKGRCIDEFPIDLFQGGAGTSVNMNSNEVVANLALELLGYEKGRYDVINPNDHVNKSQSTNDVYPTALRLAIYVGVKRLITRIKLVAEVLREKSEEFSDVLKMGRTQLQDAVPMTLGQELGGWATTLEEEVVVMNRAANYLLSINLGATAIGTGLNAPENYAEVVSRKLSHVTGLDLTPAPDLVEATSDTGDYVTVHSSLKRGAQKLSKIANDLRLLSSGPRAGFNEINLPEMQAGSSIMPAKVNPVIPEVVNQVCFKVIGNDVTVTMAAEAGQLQLNVMEPALAEATFESIMLLSNACDTLRTHCLTGITANGERTRQDVENSIGIVTYLNPIIGHHNGDLVGKECARTGRTVKEVVVEMGLMTPEQVDAVLTAESFRRPTYTGRIWAAGEKGLPEK
- a CDS encoding sodium:calcium antiporter, which gives rise to MLVSQLPLNRGRPSLHVTSQRVSSHCLNQPVRSVQLGASVSRSLFFVLLGVALLVAGATLLVEGAVNIATTLGVSSLVVGLTVVAVGTSLPELATSIIAVRRGERDLVVVPREVVNARVR
- a CDS encoding DUF3052 family protein, encoding MSVDNKATASSRSTQERTGSAAGSVELGLKTGQVIQEFGWDDDVEESFRGRIEEATGTTLVDEEYEDVCDGTLIWWRSDDGDEDDLADLLVDAKANLDDGSGIIWVMIPSMGTAGYVEHIVVEEAAQTAGLAATTAAALSRDWTGVRLTARGPRR
- a CDS encoding helix-turn-helix domain-containing protein produces the protein MVRRRLTFTERMEISTGSKAGWGVRKIASHLGRCPSVVSRELRPNSTKTRGYQAVTADVKAQRQRSRPQVRKVAKDPVLEARVNADLAASGTGAPIGDSWV
- a CDS encoding IS481 family transposase — encoded protein: MSHANAPLTPVGRQRLASLIVDQGWSIRRAAERFQVSPATASKWASRYRAGEPLVDRSSRPHHSPMRLAERREHRIISLRFTRRWGPHRISYHLGIPRSTVERVLARYRMPLLAHLDQATGLPVRKPRPVRYEKQRPGELVHVDIKKLGRIPDGGGHRMLGRANGKRNRRHGVGYAFLHHAVDDYSRLAYSEILADEKKETAAAFWHRARMFFAQAGVTVAAVMTDNGSCYRSRTFAAALGPDVKHRRTRPYRPQTNGKVERFNRTLATEWAYAQMYESDGARAATYSTWLHHYNHHRPHTGIGGQTPSDRVHNLTGNYT
- the aceE gene encoding pyruvate dehydrogenase (acetyl-transferring), homodimeric type; amino-acid sequence: MSSKDDTFPLIDGLLSRVPDLDTEETQEWLDSIDDLIDSRGGPRARYILLSMLRRARQRNIQVPASLTTPYVNTIAVQDEPYFPGDEKLEREIRRWVRWNAAVQVTRAQRPGVQVGGHISSYASVATLYEVGFNHFFRGKNHPGGGDQVFFQGHAAPGNYARAFVEGRLSEKDMDGFRQEHSRPSGGRGLPSYPHPRQMPDFWEFPTVSMGLGPAQAIHQAWFNKYLHDRGIKDTSQQNVWAFLGDGEMDEPESRGMLQLAAQQGLDNLNFVVNCNLQRLDGPVRGNGKIIQELEAFFRGAGWNVIKVIWGREWDPLLEADHDRALVNIMNTTLDGDYQGFKANDGAYVREHFFGRDPRTKAMVKDWSDEKIWSLKRGGHDYRKVYAAYKAASEHTGQPTVILAHTIKGYLLGRNFAGRNATHQMKKLNSQDLKGLRDTLNLDIDDSQLDDPYTAPYYRPSPNNEAYQYMQDRRKQLGGYLPQRRQTWNDIKLPEEKRFDILKKGSGQQKVATTMALVRLLKELMKDKEFGRRVVPIIPDEARTFGLDAIFPTAKIYNTHGQRYTSVDADLLLSYKEAETGQILHMGINEAGSAATLATVGTSHAVHGEMMMPFYIFYSMFGFQRTGDQFWAAGDQLARGFVIGATAGRTTLAGEGTQHMDGHSPVLGSTNPAMVMYDPAYSYEIGHIVKDGITRMYGDGSDGRDQNVMYYMTVYNEPMVQPAEPEDVDVEGILRGIHRVATAEGDGHRVGLLSSGVGVPWAIHAKELLENDWGIKASVYSVTSWYELRRDGLAADEHNFLHPEEERRVPFVTQKLKDDADVFVATSDFEHQVQDAIRPWVPGTYATLGADGFGYSDTRAAARRQFKIDAHSMVVRALSTLADLGRIDRSTVSQAIEKYDLFNVNAGQSGEAGGDA
- a CDS encoding IS481 family transposase, encoding MSHANAALTPRARLTVARLVVDQQVPIAEVAARFQCSWPTVKRWADRYRAGESMQDRSSRPKTSPYQTPLKIRRRIVSLRLRLREGPVQLAVRVGLAPSTVHQILRHCRLNRLAHMDRATGEPVRRYEHPHPGSMIHVDVKKLGNIPDGGGWRFVGRQQGGRNRAATPDKARNHHHNPKMGHAFVHTVIDDYSRVAYAEVHDDETAPTAVGVLERATAWFNTRGVTVERVLSDNGPAYRSILWRETCARLKITAKRTRPYRPQTNGKIERFHRTLADGWGYARCYTSETERRNALPGWLHHYNHHRPHTACDRLAPFTRLTNLPGQYT
- a CDS encoding IS1249 family transposase; translation: MGNPSCGLCGRVMIRHGKTASGRQRFRCKACSATGTRRLDTRARDFAAFLRFVTGTGTYLDLPGGGRQARRRFAPFWSLWPLSPLVDEVHPVVFVDAIYLHRRAAILIACTPTHVVGWYVARTERTDAWAALFSRIAAPDVVVCDGGSGIVSALAQQWPTTHVQRCTFHAFSVVKRYTTSRPRTQAGVELYELARGLLAIRTREESLAWLVELTAWNARWKGFLAQKTRLPDGSYVNTHDRLVRAKNSLNTLARRGTLFTYLREDLAGLDVPATTNRIEGLNSRIRDLLRHHRGMGLTHQIKSVCWWLYARTEYPLTPAQILTATPTDQQITALFTAADHRAHAQHEINRWGTAVNWTDLHHSSPFQQDY